In Opisthocomus hoazin isolate bOpiHoa1 chromosome 3, bOpiHoa1.hap1, whole genome shotgun sequence, a genomic segment contains:
- the SRD5A1 gene encoding 3-oxo-5-alpha-steroid 4-dehydrogenase 1 encodes MVLGGGSGVCGLWCRLSGPEEQRLLELLAYGLVALGAGSAVLLAFIPMPYGRYSSRRFGWLLPARPAWALQELPSLLLPLGLAACGGAAAAAGPNRVLLGCFVVHYAHRALIFPLLIREGKPTPFFTFVLALLFCIYNGYLQGRSLSNYAKYPSGWLKDPCFITGFIGWLMGMAINIHSDHILRNLRKPGETGYKIPRGGLFEYVTGANFFGEILEWFGFALACCTIESLSFALCTLFILGSRAKQHHQWYLDKFEDYPKSRKILIPFLY; translated from the exons ATGGTgctcggcggcgggagcggcgtgTGCGGGCTGTGGTGTCGGCTGTCGGGGCCGGAGGAGCagcggctgctggagctgctcgcCTACGGGCTGGTGGCGCTGGGCGCCGGCTCCGCCGTGCTGCTCGCCTTCATCCCCATGCCCTACGGCCGGTACTCGTCCCGGCGCTTCGGCTGGCTGCTGCCCGCCCGACCCGCCTGGGCGCTGCAGGagctgccctccctcctcctcccgctcgGCCTCGCCGCCTGCGgaggggcggccgccgccgccgggcccaaCCGCGTCCTGCTCGGCTGCTTCGTCGTGCACTACGCGCACAg GGCACTCATATTTCCCCTTCTGATCCGGGAAGGAAAACCAACACCGTTCTTCACTTTTGTGCTAGCGCTTCTGTTCTGTATTTACAATGGTTACTTGCAAGGTCGAAGCTTAAGCAACTATGCAAAATACCCTTCGGGCTGGTTGAAAGATCCATGTTTCATAACAG GTTTTATAGGGTGGTTGATGGGCATGGCAATCAATATTCATTCTGATCATATTCTGAGAAATCTGAGAAAACCAGGGGAAACCGGTTACAAGATACCGAGAG GAGGACTGTTTGAGTATGTCACTGGAGCCAACTTCTTTGGAGAGATcctggaatggtttgggtttgccCTTGCCTGCTGCACCATTGAAAGCCTTTCATTTGCGTTGTGTACGCTTTTCATTTTGGGTTCAAGGGCAAAACAACACCACCA gtggtacctTGACAAATTTGAGGACTAcccaaagagcagaaaaattcTGATCCCATTTTTGTACTGA